The genomic window TTTTTTGTTTTTATAAATATTTAAAAATCAATATATTATGTTTTTTTTGATGTGTTTTTATAATATTATTTTTTTCGATTTGATGTGTTTTTGTAATGATTTTTGCCTGTGAAAAGTAAAAATTTAGTTTTAGTATTGCATCAAATTACTAATTAATTAACCAAAATTTTTAGAAAAATGAAATTAACAAAATTACTTGTTTTTTGTATTTCATCTTTGTTATTCTCGGTTATGGCTGTGGCTCAGGATGTCACAGTAAATGGAATAATTAACGATGAAAATGGTTTGCCTGTTCCAGGCGCAACAGTTTTATTAAAAGGTACTACAAAGTCTACTGCGTCAGACTTTGACGGAAAGTTCCAGATTCAGGCACCTTCAAACGGATCATTAACAATTACTTTTATTGGTTACTCTACAGTAACAGAAGCAGTAAACGGAAGAACAAAAATTACAATTCAATTAAAACCAGAATCACAATCTTTAAATGAGGTTGTAGTGGTTGGATATGGTACTCAAAAGAAATCTGTTGTAACTGGAGCAATCTCTAGTGTAAAATCGGCTGATCTTGAAAAAGTACCAAACGGAAGAGTTGAACAGGCCTTACAGGGTAGAGTAGCAGGGGTTTCTGTTGCTGCAGTTTCTGGACAGCCAGGTGAAAAGTCTAAAGTTCGTGTTAGAGGTATCACTACATTTAGAGAAGGTGGAAACGATCCTTTATGGGTTGTTGACGGTATTGCTGTAGATGCAAACGCAATTGGTTTTATCAACCAAAGTGATATTGAGTCTATCGAGGTGCTTAAAGATGCTGCTTCTGCTGCCATCTATGGTACACGTGCGGCTACAGGGGTTATCTTAGTTACAACTAAAAAAGGTAAAGCTGGAAAAATTTCTGTAAACTATAATGGTTTTGCAGGTATATCAGCTCCAGCTCAAAAGTTAGATATGCTGAATGCTACTCAGTATGCTACTTTAATGAATGAAAAATCTTTAAATGACGGAGGAGCTATTAAATATCCTAATCCTTCAGCATTTGGAAAAGGTACAAATTGGCAGGATGCGATTTTTAATGATTCTGCTTTCAGATATACACACGAATTAAGCATTAGTGGTGGTGGTGAAAAATCTACTTTCTACGCTTCTTTCGGAATTCAAGATCAGGAAGGTATCGTTACTACAGATATTTCTAACTATACTAAGAAAAACTTCAGATTAAACTCTACACACAAAATTTCTGATTACTTTACTTTCGGACAAACTTTTGGATATACACACCAAAAAACAAAAGGTATTGGTAATACAAACAGTGAGTTTGGTGGACCTTTAAGCTCTGCGATCAACTTAGATCCACTTACTCCATTTGTGGTTACTGATCCGACGGAAGCAAATTCAGGATTTTATACTAACCCAAATGTTGTTAGAGATGCAAATGGTAATCCTTACGGAATATCTTCTTTAGTACAACAAGAGATGACAAACCCTCTTGGATATATCCAAACAAGATTAGGAGGATACAGCTGGTCAGATGATTTTGTAGGTAATGCTTATTTAGAGGCTAACATTACAAGTCACTTAAAATTTAGAACTACTCTTGGTGGTAAGTTAGCTTATTGGGGAGATCAAATGTTTACTCCGGTTTTCTTCTTGAACCCAAACATGAAAGCTGATAGAAATAACTACAGCCAAAACAACAATAAATCTTTAGCATGGACACTTGAGAATACTTTAAGCTATGCTAACAAATTTGGAGATCACAACGTAAGTGTTTTAGCTGGACAAGGAGCTTATGTTGAAAATATTGGTGGTTCTATTGGAGTAACGATGTTTGGATTGCCAATTACAAGCTATAAAGATGCTTCTTTTAACTTTGATATTCCTCAATCGGATAGAGTTAACAGAGCAAGTGATTTTGTAGAGCACAAATTATCTTCATTGTTCTTACGTGCGAACTACGATTACATGGAGAAATATCTTTTCACAGGTATTGTTCGTCGAGATGGATCAACTCGTTTTGGTGAAAACAAAAAATGGGGAGTTTTCCCATCATTCTCTCTTGGATGGGTAGTTTCAAAAGAAGGTTTCTGGAAAGAAAACAATGTAGTTAATACTTTAAAATTCCGTGGAGGTTATGGAGTTGTAGGTAATGATAATATTGATGACTTTAAATATAGAGCGACAGTTGTTGGAGGTTATAACTATGCTGTAGGAACTTCAGGAGGTATTACTACAGGTTACGGAAACTCTACTCTTCCAAACGCAAACTTAGGTTGGGAAGAAACTTCTCAAACTACTGTAGGTCTTGATGCAAAATTATTTAATGATTTTTCTCTTACTCTTGATTACTACAAAAAAACAACAAAAGGAATCTTAAGAAATATTGTAATTCCTGGATATGTTGGAGTAGTTGATGCGCCTTCTGCAAACATTGCCGATATGGATAACAGTGGTTTTGAGGCTGAATTAGGTTACAAGAAAAGACTTGGAGAATTTAATTTAGGTGTAAATGCAAACTTTGCTTACTTGAAAAACGAAATTACTTATGTAGGATCATCTACAAACTTCATTGTTGGAGATGCTTCTTTCCAATCTATGGGACCTGTAACTAGAACACAAGTTGGTCACTCTTTTAACGAATTCTACGGATTTAAAACAGCTGGAATTTTCCAAAATGATGCAGAAGTTGCAGCGTACAAAAATGCAAATGGAGGTTTAATTCAGCCAAATGCTAAACCTGGGGATTTCCGTTGGGTTGATGCTAACAATGATGGAAAAATTACTGATGACGATAAGCAATTCTTAGGAACTAACATCCCTAAATACACTTTTGGTTTCACAGTAAACTTAGATTACAAAAACTTTGACTTTATGGCATTTACTCAAGGAGCTGCTGGAAGCAAAATTTTCCAAGGTTTAAGAAGGTTAGATGTATTGAATGCAAACTATCAAACAAAAGCTTTAGATCGTTGGCATGGTGAAGGAACTTCAAACGACTATCCAAGATTGACTAATAATGATCCAAATAAAAACTACACAAACATGTCTGATTTTTATCTTGAAGATGGAAATTACCTACGTTTAAAAGTGGTAACTGTTGGATACACAATGCCAACTAATTTATCATCTAAAATTGGAGCAGATAAAGTTCGTTTTTACCTAACAGGAGAAAACTTAGTCACTTTTACAAAATACACTGGATTTGATCCAGAAATTGGAGGTCAGGTTTATGGTGTAGATAAAGGAGTTTATCCGCAAGCAAGATCTATTCTGTTTGGAGCTAACGTTCAATTTTAAAAAAATTAAAGAATCATGAAAACGATAAAATTTAAATATATATATGTAGCTGTGGCAATGGCAGTGTTAGGATCTTGTTCTGAAGATTTTGTGACCATTGACCCAAAAGGAAAATTTGATACAAGTACTTACTTTTCTAATGAACAGCAATGCTATGCAGCTTTAATTGGGGTGTATGATCCAATTAGAAAGAATACAGGAGGATTTGAAAATTTGGTAGCCATGCTAAATGCTGGTTCTGATGATTTTTATGCTGGAGGAGGTAGTTCTACAGATGGAACAGGAATACAGAATTTCTCTACACACTCGCTTACTTCCATTACTATTCCTGGAAGTTACTGGAATGATCACTACCAAGGGATCTCTAGAGCAAATATGTTGTTAATGAAATTACCAGCAGCATCAATGAATGATGCTGTTAG from Flavobacterium sp. KACC 22763 includes these protein-coding regions:
- a CDS encoding SusC/RagA family TonB-linked outer membrane protein, which produces MKLTKLLVFCISSLLFSVMAVAQDVTVNGIINDENGLPVPGATVLLKGTTKSTASDFDGKFQIQAPSNGSLTITFIGYSTVTEAVNGRTKITIQLKPESQSLNEVVVVGYGTQKKSVVTGAISSVKSADLEKVPNGRVEQALQGRVAGVSVAAVSGQPGEKSKVRVRGITTFREGGNDPLWVVDGIAVDANAIGFINQSDIESIEVLKDAASAAIYGTRAATGVILVTTKKGKAGKISVNYNGFAGISAPAQKLDMLNATQYATLMNEKSLNDGGAIKYPNPSAFGKGTNWQDAIFNDSAFRYTHELSISGGGEKSTFYASFGIQDQEGIVTTDISNYTKKNFRLNSTHKISDYFTFGQTFGYTHQKTKGIGNTNSEFGGPLSSAINLDPLTPFVVTDPTEANSGFYTNPNVVRDANGNPYGISSLVQQEMTNPLGYIQTRLGGYSWSDDFVGNAYLEANITSHLKFRTTLGGKLAYWGDQMFTPVFFLNPNMKADRNNYSQNNNKSLAWTLENTLSYANKFGDHNVSVLAGQGAYVENIGGSIGVTMFGLPITSYKDASFNFDIPQSDRVNRASDFVEHKLSSLFLRANYDYMEKYLFTGIVRRDGSTRFGENKKWGVFPSFSLGWVVSKEGFWKENNVVNTLKFRGGYGVVGNDNIDDFKYRATVVGGYNYAVGTSGGITTGYGNSTLPNANLGWEETSQTTVGLDAKLFNDFSLTLDYYKKTTKGILRNIVIPGYVGVVDAPSANIADMDNSGFEAELGYKKRLGEFNLGVNANFAYLKNEITYVGSSTNFIVGDASFQSMGPVTRTQVGHSFNEFYGFKTAGIFQNDAEVAAYKNANGGLIQPNAKPGDFRWVDANNDGKITDDDKQFLGTNIPKYTFGFTVNLDYKNFDFMAFTQGAAGSKIFQGLRRLDVLNANYQTKALDRWHGEGTSNDYPRLTNNDPNKNYTNMSDFYLEDGNYLRLKVVTVGYTMPTNLSSKIGADKVRFYLTGENLVTFTKYTGFDPEIGGQVYGVDKGVYPQARSILFGANVQF